In the genome of Actinomadura graeca, one region contains:
- a CDS encoding sodium-translocating pyrophosphatase — MSGLSLSSPASAEVDLGGGDLTLVVVVAVIALLALAVAAGLVRDVLAAGQGTEKMQEIARAVQVGASAYLKRQFRTVGVFVVLIPLVLLLLPADSTSERIGRSVFFVIGAIFSAVTGFTGMWLAVRGNVRVAAAAREEGGERKAMRIAFRTGGVAGMFTVGLGLFGAAVVVLAYKGDAPKVLEGFGFGAALLAMFMRVGGGIFTKAADVGADLVGKVEQGIPEDDPRNAATIADNVGDNVGDCAGMAADLFESYAVMLVAALILGTAAFGTEGLVFPLIVPMIGVITAVIGIFAVAPRAGDRSGMSAINRGFFISAIISAVLVAVAAFAYLPSSFADLSGVTDPDIRGLDADPRWVALGAVIIGIVLASAIQLLTGYFTETNRKPVQEVTGSARTGPATVILSGISLGLESAVYTALVIGAAVYGAFLLGFGNTTVALFAVAMAGTGLLTTVGVIVSMDTFGPVSDNAQGIAEMSGDVQGEAAAVLERLDAVGNTTKAITKGIAIATAVLAATALFGSFRTTVVSALADASADAKDALGDFKVFSLSIDNPNVLIGLIIGAAVVFLFSGLAIMAVGRAAGRVVVEVREQFRTKPGIMNFTEKPDYDRVVDICTRDAQRELATPGLLAIMTPIAVGFALGYAPLGAFLGGAIAAGVLMAVFLANSGGAWDNAKKLVEEGHLGGKGSEAHEATVIGDTVGDPFKDTAGPAINPLIKVMNLVALLIADAVVTYAGNTPLRIGVTVLSVGVVVAAIVVSKRRADPIAEPSGDGAGTSGSVGSGTAGGGAVEASGEPAVAAGSGDAEAEPAGEGSAAKKG; from the coding sequence ATGTCTGGGCTTTCCCTGTCAAGCCCGGCCAGCGCAGAGGTGGATCTCGGCGGCGGCGACCTTACCCTGGTCGTCGTCGTCGCCGTGATCGCACTGCTGGCACTGGCCGTCGCCGCAGGTCTGGTACGCGATGTGCTGGCCGCGGGTCAGGGCACCGAGAAGATGCAGGAGATCGCGCGGGCGGTCCAGGTGGGCGCGAGCGCCTATCTGAAACGCCAGTTCCGCACGGTCGGCGTCTTCGTGGTGCTCATCCCGCTCGTACTGCTGCTTCTGCCGGCCGACTCGACGTCCGAACGGATAGGACGGTCGGTCTTCTTCGTCATCGGCGCGATCTTCTCGGCCGTCACCGGGTTCACCGGCATGTGGCTGGCGGTCCGGGGGAACGTCCGGGTCGCCGCGGCCGCCCGTGAGGAGGGCGGCGAGCGCAAGGCGATGCGCATCGCCTTCCGCACCGGTGGCGTCGCCGGGATGTTCACCGTCGGGCTCGGGTTGTTCGGCGCGGCGGTCGTCGTCCTCGCCTACAAGGGCGACGCGCCGAAGGTGCTGGAGGGCTTCGGCTTCGGGGCTGCGCTGCTGGCGATGTTCATGCGTGTCGGCGGCGGCATCTTCACCAAGGCCGCCGACGTCGGCGCCGACCTGGTCGGCAAGGTCGAGCAGGGCATCCCCGAGGACGACCCGCGCAACGCCGCGACCATCGCCGACAACGTCGGCGACAACGTGGGCGACTGCGCCGGGATGGCCGCGGACCTGTTCGAGTCGTACGCGGTGATGCTCGTCGCGGCGCTCATCCTGGGCACCGCGGCGTTCGGCACCGAGGGCCTGGTGTTCCCGCTGATCGTGCCGATGATCGGCGTGATCACCGCGGTGATCGGGATTTTCGCCGTCGCGCCCCGTGCCGGCGACCGTTCCGGCATGTCCGCGATCAACCGGGGCTTCTTCATCTCCGCGATCATCTCCGCGGTGCTGGTGGCCGTCGCCGCGTTCGCCTATCTGCCGTCGTCGTTCGCGGACCTGTCCGGCGTCACCGACCCCGACATCCGCGGGCTGGACGCCGATCCGCGCTGGGTGGCGCTCGGCGCGGTGATCATCGGGATCGTGCTGGCCAGCGCGATCCAGCTGCTCACCGGCTACTTCACCGAGACGAACCGCAAGCCCGTGCAGGAGGTCACCGGCAGTGCCCGGACGGGCCCGGCGACCGTCATCCTGTCCGGGATCTCGCTCGGGCTGGAGTCGGCCGTCTACACCGCGCTGGTGATCGGCGCGGCGGTGTACGGCGCGTTCCTGCTCGGCTTCGGCAACACCACCGTCGCGCTGTTCGCGGTGGCGATGGCCGGGACCGGGCTGCTCACCACGGTCGGCGTGATCGTCTCGATGGACACCTTCGGTCCCGTCTCCGACAACGCGCAGGGCATCGCCGAGATGTCCGGCGACGTCCAGGGCGAGGCCGCGGCCGTGCTGGAGCGGCTGGACGCGGTCGGCAACACCACCAAGGCGATCACCAAGGGCATCGCGATCGCGACGGCGGTGCTGGCGGCGACGGCGCTGTTCGGGTCGTTCCGGACGACGGTCGTGTCGGCGCTCGCCGACGCCTCGGCGGACGCCAAGGACGCGCTCGGCGACTTCAAGGTGTTCAGCCTGTCGATCGACAACCCGAACGTGCTGATCGGGCTGATCATCGGCGCGGCCGTGGTGTTCCTGTTTTCCGGGCTGGCGATCATGGCGGTCGGCCGGGCGGCGGGACGGGTCGTGGTGGAGGTGCGCGAGCAGTTCCGCACCAAGCCCGGGATCATGAACTTCACCGAGAAGCCCGACTACGACCGGGTCGTGGACATCTGCACCCGGGACGCGCAGCGCGAGCTCGCCACTCCCGGGCTGCTGGCGATCATGACGCCGATCGCGGTCGGCTTCGCCCTCGGGTACGCGCCGCTCGGCGCGTTCCTGGGCGGTGCCATCGCGGCGGGCGTGCTGATGGCGGTGTTCCTCGCCAACTCCGGCGGCGCCTGGGACAACGCCAAGAAGCTCGTCGAGGAGGGCCACCTCGGCGGCAAGGGCAGCGAGGCGCACGAGGCCACGGTGATCGGCGACACGGTCGGTGACCCGTTCAAGGACACCGCCGGGCCGGCGATCAACCCGCTGATCAAGGTGATGAACCTCGTCGCGCTGCTCATCGCGGACGCGGTCGTCACCTACGCGGGCAACACCCCGCTGCGCATCGGCGTGACCGTCCTGTCCGTCGGCGTCGTCGTGGCCGCGATCGTGGTCTCCAAGCGGCGCGCCGACCCGATCGCCGAGCCGTCCGGGGACGGCGCCGGGACGTCCGGCTCCGTCGGGAGCGGGACGGCCGGAGGCGGCGCGGTCGAGGCGTCCGGGGAGCCGGCGGTGGCCGCCGGGTCCGGTGACGCCGAGGCCGAGCCCGCCGGTGAGGGATCGGCGGCGAAGAAGGGCTGA
- a CDS encoding SixA phosphatase family protein, producing MPTLIVLRHAKAVSGLGIPDIDRTLNDRGRRDAAAAGDWLRENDLVPDRVLCSVAARTRETLERLAVGADVLFEPRIYDNDPGDLLDLVSGTQGEVGRLLLVGHNPSVHQLVHDLTGEAPDAFPTCALAVIALPDGWADVRPGAGTLVTVRTPKG from the coding sequence ATGCCCACGCTCATCGTGCTCCGCCATGCCAAGGCCGTGTCCGGTCTGGGGATTCCCGACATCGACCGCACGCTCAACGATCGCGGGCGACGTGACGCCGCCGCGGCCGGTGACTGGCTGCGCGAGAACGATCTCGTCCCGGACCGGGTGCTGTGCTCCGTCGCGGCGCGGACGCGGGAGACGCTGGAGCGGCTGGCGGTCGGCGCGGACGTGCTCTTCGAGCCGCGGATCTACGACAACGACCCCGGTGACCTGCTCGATCTCGTGAGCGGGACGCAGGGCGAGGTGGGCAGGCTCCTGCTGGTCGGGCACAACCCGTCGGTGCACCAGCTCGTGCACGACCTGACGGGGGAGGCGCCCGACGCGTTCCCGACGTGCGCGCTGGCCGTGATCGCGCTGCCGGACGGGTGGGCGGACGTCCGTCCCGGCGCGGGCACCCTCGTCACGGTGCGGACGCCGAAGGGCTGA
- a CDS encoding FUSC family protein, producing the protein MLKRAREAYAQINGQTAPYYGLAAAIAIAVPLLAGSVSGHAAQGSMTALGAYLVALRAPEGPYGARARDLAVGVLMVAIGAGVGGVLAGHTWPTVIVVPPLIALGVAVPRIGATAGLAVLLSAIRPPSADVIGTGLLELVGGLLTAGLLLAPWPARRLRPLREALTEAANAVAEALDAVAQDVGAPDPGPLDDVELTDPGLLAVARKPDWEKCRRGASEALTAARATFRLYRTGRGRSDPTRPERLIDALSRVLHETVTLQAVVEAARNYPPDREWELETRTAVSALAARLRLLAGAVETSGDAPLGGEESGAVRRLGRAVEQIRRAGLAGDEDLVAVSLIGQVRRSVDRIAGEVASARRIIAGGLRIGFGPPRMPGTPHPLSGLERLRKAVRTRSPLFRQVARVFLTAVVSMTLAAALRLPHGHWMTITAMLSLRASYGETIERALQRAGGTAAGSVVAALLLTLAPDEPVIVLTVFCFALAGFALRPVNFAYWALFGTPLTMMLLDFSTPADWRTAGERIALTVAGTLLSFLAVRLLWPTGHHERLPAKLARMLSQHAALVRTTADVIGGERVRLPHDTIVAAGRAAESVDETATRLGHERLPDTELITRLKTVVRSAHRVRDHLIAVARISREKAVDTGPVPEILDRLADQLEEAATALEEPPGKGAPEASSPVRELEEELAALDDHLATLTRRRRAEITSGVDRDEFTPLRQALLQVSGTRHTIRSLRRDTGRLIDGALTAVSPSASAP; encoded by the coding sequence GTGCTCAAGCGTGCGCGGGAGGCGTACGCCCAGATCAACGGGCAGACGGCGCCCTACTACGGCCTGGCCGCCGCCATCGCCATCGCCGTTCCGCTGCTGGCCGGCTCGGTGTCCGGGCACGCCGCGCAGGGGTCGATGACCGCGCTCGGCGCGTACCTGGTGGCGCTGCGGGCGCCGGAGGGACCGTACGGGGCGCGGGCGCGGGACCTGGCCGTCGGGGTGCTCATGGTCGCGATCGGGGCGGGGGTCGGCGGGGTCCTCGCCGGGCACACCTGGCCGACCGTGATCGTGGTGCCGCCGCTGATCGCGCTCGGCGTCGCGGTCCCGCGGATCGGCGCGACGGCCGGGCTCGCGGTGCTGCTGAGCGCGATCCGGCCGCCGTCCGCCGACGTGATCGGCACCGGGCTGCTGGAGCTGGTCGGCGGTCTGCTCACCGCCGGGCTGCTGCTCGCGCCCTGGCCCGCGCGGCGGCTGCGGCCCCTCAGGGAGGCGCTCACCGAGGCCGCCAACGCCGTCGCCGAGGCGCTGGACGCCGTCGCGCAGGACGTGGGCGCGCCGGACCCCGGCCCGCTGGACGACGTCGAGCTCACCGACCCCGGCCTGCTGGCCGTCGCCCGCAAACCCGACTGGGAGAAATGCCGCCGCGGCGCGTCCGAGGCGCTCACCGCGGCGCGCGCCACGTTCCGGCTGTACCGGACGGGACGCGGCCGCAGCGATCCGACCCGCCCCGAACGGCTGATCGACGCCCTGTCGCGCGTCCTGCACGAGACGGTGACGCTCCAGGCCGTCGTCGAGGCGGCGCGCAACTACCCGCCGGACCGGGAGTGGGAGCTGGAGACACGGACGGCCGTGTCCGCGCTGGCGGCGAGGCTGCGGCTGCTGGCGGGCGCGGTCGAGACCTCCGGGGACGCGCCGCTCGGCGGCGAGGAGTCCGGGGCCGTCCGGCGGCTGGGACGGGCGGTCGAGCAGATCCGCCGCGCCGGTCTCGCGGGCGACGAGGACCTCGTGGCCGTCTCGCTGATCGGGCAGGTGCGCCGGTCCGTCGACCGCATCGCCGGTGAGGTCGCGTCCGCGCGGCGGATCATCGCGGGCGGGCTGCGCATCGGCTTCGGCCCGCCGCGGATGCCGGGCACCCCCCACCCGCTGTCGGGCCTGGAGCGGCTCAGGAAGGCCGTCCGGACGCGCTCGCCCCTGTTCCGGCAGGTGGCGCGGGTGTTCCTCACGGCCGTGGTGTCGATGACGCTCGCCGCCGCGCTCCGGCTCCCGCACGGGCACTGGATGACGATCACGGCGATGCTCAGCCTCCGCGCGAGCTACGGCGAGACCATCGAACGCGCCCTCCAGCGCGCCGGTGGCACCGCGGCGGGCTCCGTCGTCGCCGCGCTGCTGCTGACGCTGGCCCCGGACGAACCCGTCATCGTGCTGACCGTCTTCTGCTTCGCGCTGGCGGGATTCGCGCTGCGGCCGGTGAACTTCGCCTACTGGGCGCTGTTCGGGACGCCTCTGACGATGATGCTGCTGGACTTCTCCACCCCCGCCGACTGGCGCACCGCAGGAGAGCGGATCGCGCTGACCGTCGCGGGGACGCTCCTGTCGTTCCTCGCCGTCCGGCTGCTGTGGCCCACCGGGCACCACGAGCGGCTGCCCGCCAAGCTCGCCCGGATGCTGTCCCAGCACGCCGCCCTCGTCCGTACCACCGCGGACGTGATCGGCGGCGAGCGCGTCCGGCTGCCCCACGACACGATCGTCGCCGCCGGGCGCGCCGCCGAGTCCGTCGACGAGACCGCGACGCGGCTCGGGCACGAGCGGCTGCCCGACACCGAGCTGATCACCCGGCTGAAGACGGTCGTGCGGTCCGCGCACCGCGTCCGCGACCACCTGATCGCCGTCGCGCGGATCTCGCGGGAGAAGGCCGTGGACACCGGGCCCGTGCCCGAGATCCTCGACCGTCTCGCCGACCAGCTGGAGGAGGCCGCCACCGCGCTGGAGGAACCACCGGGGAAGGGCGCGCCGGAGGCGTCCTCGCCCGTCCGGGAACTGGAGGAGGAACTCGCGGCCCTGGACGACCACCTGGCCACGCTCACCCGGCGCCGCCGCGCCGAGATCACCTCGGGCGTCGACCGGGACGAGTTCACCCCGCTCCGGCAGGCCCTCCTCCAGGTCTCCGGCACCCGCCACACGATCCGGTCGCTGCGCCGCGACACGGGCCGTCTCATCGACGGCGCCCTGACCGCCGTCAGCCCTTCGGCGTCCGCACCGTGA
- the serB gene encoding phosphoserine phosphatase SerB: MDGPAQRTLLITLTGRDRPGVTSRLFRTLAEFPLTVADVEQVVIRGRLVLGVLLTYIEGADIGRVWNAAEKVASDLDMEIELSTGREKRLPRRRGRLHVTVLGNPLMPAAMSGIASRIAANGANIDRIERLASTPVTCIEMDVSGADPDALRAGLAAEAAERRVDIAVQHGGLHRRAKRLIVMDVDSTLIRGEVIELLAEHAGCLDEVAKVTEAAMRGDLDFEGSLRERVALLAGLDASAIDDVRDRLQLAAGARTMVRTLKRLDYEFAIVSGGFTQVTDALVEDLGIDYSAANTLEIEDGKLTGRVTGPVIDRAGKAAALERFAREAGVPLSQTVAIGDGANDLDMLQVAGLGVAYNAKPVVRQAADTAVNFPYLDTILFLLGISREEIEAADAADPQGSDPVEPPATK; this comes from the coding sequence ATGGACGGTCCAGCGCAGCGCACGCTGCTCATCACACTCACCGGACGCGACCGCCCCGGCGTCACGTCCCGGCTCTTCCGCACGCTCGCCGAGTTCCCCCTCACGGTCGCGGACGTCGAGCAGGTCGTGATCCGCGGACGGCTCGTCCTCGGCGTCCTCCTCACCTACATCGAAGGCGCCGACATCGGCCGCGTCTGGAACGCCGCCGAGAAGGTCGCGAGTGACCTCGACATGGAGATCGAACTCTCCACCGGCCGCGAGAAGCGCCTCCCGAGGCGCCGCGGCCGCCTGCACGTCACCGTGCTCGGCAACCCGCTCATGCCCGCCGCCATGTCCGGCATCGCCAGCCGCATCGCCGCCAACGGCGCCAACATCGACCGGATCGAACGCCTCGCCTCGACCCCCGTCACCTGCATCGAGATGGACGTCTCCGGCGCCGACCCCGACGCCCTGCGCGCCGGTCTCGCCGCCGAGGCCGCCGAGCGGCGCGTCGACATCGCCGTCCAGCACGGCGGCCTGCACCGCCGCGCCAAACGGCTGATCGTCATGGACGTCGACTCCACCCTCATCCGCGGCGAGGTCATCGAGCTGCTCGCCGAGCACGCGGGCTGCCTCGACGAGGTCGCCAAGGTCACCGAGGCCGCCATGCGCGGCGACCTCGACTTCGAAGGCTCCCTCCGCGAACGCGTCGCCCTCCTCGCCGGCCTCGACGCCTCCGCCATCGACGACGTCCGCGACAGGCTCCAGCTCGCCGCGGGCGCCCGCACGATGGTCCGCACCCTCAAGCGCCTCGACTACGAGTTCGCGATCGTCAGCGGCGGCTTCACCCAGGTCACCGACGCCCTCGTGGAGGACCTCGGCATCGACTACTCCGCGGCCAACACCCTGGAGATCGAGGACGGCAAGCTCACCGGCCGCGTCACCGGCCCGGTCATCGACCGCGCGGGCAAGGCCGCCGCCCTGGAGCGCTTCGCCCGCGAAGCCGGCGTCCCCCTCAGCCAGACCGTCGCCATCGGCGACGGCGCCAACGACCTCGACATGCTCCAGGTAGCCGGCCTCGGCGTCGCCTACAACGCCAAACCCGTCGTCCGCCAGGCCGCGGACACGGCCGTCAACTTCCCCTACCTGGACACCATCCTCTTCCTCCTCGGCATATCCCGAGAGGAAATAGAAGCCGCCGACGCGGCTGATCCCCAGGGGAGCGACCCCGTGGAACCTCCGGCCACGAAGTAG
- a CDS encoding winged helix-turn-helix transcriptional regulator has protein sequence MQRTNFAEMACSIARTLDVIGEPWSPLILRDVWVGITRFDQLQADLGISRKVLTERLNHLVAQGVLERHPYDRRPRYEYRLTDKGTELVDLLMVMAGWGDRWLAGEAGPPVLLRHHACGEVSRVDLRCAHCGEPMHAGDVDPLPGPGAAAV, from the coding sequence ATGCAACGGACGAACTTCGCGGAGATGGCCTGCTCCATCGCGCGCACCCTGGACGTGATCGGAGAGCCCTGGTCGCCACTGATCCTGCGTGACGTCTGGGTGGGGATCACGCGGTTCGACCAGCTCCAGGCCGATCTCGGGATCTCGCGCAAGGTGCTGACCGAGCGGCTCAACCATCTCGTCGCGCAGGGTGTGCTCGAACGTCATCCCTACGACCGGCGGCCCCGCTACGAGTACCGGCTGACGGACAAGGGAACCGAGCTCGTCGACCTGCTCATGGTCATGGCCGGCTGGGGGGACAGGTGGCTCGCGGGGGAGGCGGGGCCGCCCGTGCTCCTGCGTCACCACGCGTGCGGCGAGGTCAGCCGCGTCGACCTGCGCTGCGCCCATTGCGGCGAGCCGATGCACGCGGGTGACGTGGACCCGCTGCCGGGTCCCGGCGCCGCGGCGGTGTGA
- a CDS encoding S-adenosylmethionine:tRNA ribosyltransferase-isomerase, with the protein MTDTLDFDLPPALEAHEPPEARGRTRDGVRLLVGRRGTGEVSHHEFADLPSLLAPGDLLVVNTSATLPAAVRLDRISVHFSTPLPGDDDDLLWLVELRRLTGKASRPYSGGSPGEWIPMPGGATLTLIGRRTDRLWQARLSTPVVPYLRRHGTPIRYGYVRRDWPTAAYQTAFAHDRTTGSAEMPSAARPFTPELVTRLVSRGVHIAPITLHTGVASPEAHEPPYAERYEVPEPTAALVEHVRARAGRVIAVGTTAVRALETAVDATGHVQASAGWTEHIVTPEQGVRAVNGLLTGLHEPKSSHLMMLTAIAGRPLLAATYRAALNERYLWHEFGDVNLLF; encoded by the coding sequence ATGACCGACACCCTCGACTTCGACCTGCCCCCGGCGCTGGAGGCGCACGAGCCGCCCGAGGCCCGCGGCCGGACCCGCGACGGCGTCCGCCTGCTGGTCGGACGCCGCGGCACCGGCGAGGTGTCCCACCACGAGTTCGCCGACCTGCCGTCCCTCCTCGCCCCCGGGGACCTGCTCGTCGTCAACACCTCGGCGACGCTGCCCGCGGCCGTCCGGCTCGATCGGATCAGCGTGCACTTCTCCACCCCCCTGCCCGGGGACGACGACGACCTGCTCTGGCTCGTCGAGCTGCGCCGCCTCACGGGCAAGGCCAGCCGCCCCTACTCCGGCGGCTCCCCGGGCGAGTGGATCCCCATGCCCGGCGGTGCCACCCTCACCCTCATCGGACGGCGGACCGACCGGCTCTGGCAGGCGCGGCTGAGCACGCCCGTCGTCCCCTACCTGCGACGCCACGGGACGCCCATCCGGTACGGATACGTCCGCCGCGACTGGCCCACCGCCGCGTACCAGACCGCGTTCGCCCACGACCGCACCACCGGCAGCGCCGAGATGCCGAGCGCCGCCCGCCCCTTCACCCCCGAGCTCGTCACCCGGCTCGTCTCCCGCGGCGTCCACATCGCGCCGATCACCCTGCACACGGGGGTCGCGTCACCCGAGGCGCACGAACCCCCGTACGCGGAGCGCTACGAAGTCCCCGAGCCGACCGCCGCGCTTGTGGAACACGTCCGCGCGCGCGCCGGACGTGTCATCGCCGTGGGTACGACCGCCGTCCGCGCCCTGGAAACGGCCGTGGACGCCACTGGACACGTCCAGGCGTCCGCCGGATGGACCGAGCACATCGTCACCCCGGAGCAGGGCGTCCGAGCCGTGAACGGGCTTCTCACCGGCCTGCACGAGCCCAAGTCGTCCCACCTGATGATGCTCACCGCCATCGCGGGCCGCCCTCTGCTCGCGGCCACCTACCGGGCCGCGCTGAACGAGCGCTACCTGTGGCACGAGTTCGGCGACGTCAACCTCCTGTTCTGA
- a CDS encoding MFS transporter: MTTTLGPGPAGRTEGAPAQRLLAPGYRGVTVGIVLLVTLLAFENMAVGTVMPVIARNLDGLSLYAWGFSATLITSLLSTVVAGGWVDRSGPARPFLIGVVTFVAGLAIAGAAPSMWLFVAGRAVQGLGTGVPMVALYVLVARAYPEELRSRVFAALSAAWVLPSLIGPAAGGVLAEHVGWRWVFLGLIPLVIPPTLLLLPVLRRLAGPAASAAPARSRHLAAVAVAAGAGILLYGLDGHGWAAVPLVLAGLAGLGLGLPRLLPPGTLRMRRGLPSVVLVRGLLSGAFFGTDVFIPLALTSLHAFSPTQAGVVLTVGSLGWSAASQFQGRSERPREFFALLGAILIATGIVTATIALRFSGWATAPAWIIGGAGMGFAIGSLSVLTLGMSAEDEQGVNSSALQISDTLGSSLVVGAAGALVAGFGEDRLGTGLVVAGALFTAIAALGVIAALRLEAAP; this comes from the coding sequence ATGACGACGACGCTCGGACCCGGACCCGCCGGCCGGACCGAGGGCGCGCCCGCGCAGCGGCTGCTGGCCCCCGGGTACCGGGGCGTGACGGTCGGCATCGTCCTGCTCGTCACGCTCCTGGCGTTCGAGAACATGGCCGTCGGGACGGTCATGCCGGTCATCGCCCGGAACCTGGACGGCCTGTCCCTGTACGCGTGGGGCTTCAGCGCCACCCTGATCACGAGCCTGCTGTCCACCGTCGTGGCGGGCGGCTGGGTCGACCGGTCGGGTCCCGCGCGCCCGTTCCTCATCGGGGTCGTCACGTTCGTCGCCGGCCTCGCCATCGCCGGCGCCGCCCCGTCCATGTGGCTGTTCGTCGCCGGACGGGCCGTCCAGGGCCTCGGCACCGGCGTCCCCATGGTCGCGCTGTACGTGCTGGTCGCGCGCGCCTACCCGGAGGAGCTGCGCTCGCGGGTCTTCGCCGCCCTGTCGGCCGCCTGGGTCCTGCCCTCGCTGATCGGCCCGGCCGCGGGCGGCGTCCTGGCCGAGCACGTCGGGTGGCGGTGGGTGTTCCTCGGGCTGATCCCGCTCGTGATCCCGCCGACGCTGCTGCTGCTCCCCGTCCTGCGGCGCCTCGCGGGGCCCGCCGCGTCCGCCGCGCCCGCCCGGTCCCGCCACCTCGCGGCCGTCGCGGTCGCGGCCGGCGCCGGGATCCTCCTCTACGGGCTGGACGGCCACGGCTGGGCGGCGGTCCCCCTCGTCCTCGCGGGCCTGGCCGGTCTGGGCCTCGGGCTGCCCCGGCTGCTTCCCCCCGGGACGCTCCGGATGCGCCGCGGGCTGCCGAGCGTGGTGCTCGTCCGCGGACTGCTGTCCGGGGCCTTCTTCGGGACGGACGTGTTCATCCCGCTCGCCCTCACCTCCCTGCACGCGTTCAGCCCCACCCAGGCGGGCGTCGTCCTCACCGTCGGATCGCTCGGCTGGTCGGCGGCGTCCCAGTTCCAGGGCAGGTCCGAGCGTCCCCGCGAGTTCTTCGCCCTGCTCGGCGCGATCCTCATCGCCACCGGCATCGTCACCGCGACGATCGCGCTCCGGTTCTCCGGCTGGGCCACCGCGCCCGCCTGGATCATCGGCGGCGCCGGCATGGGCTTCGCGATCGGCAGCCTCAGCGTCCTGACCCTCGGGATGTCCGCCGAGGACGAGCAGGGCGTCAACTCCTCCGCGCTCCAGATCAGCGACACCCTCGGCTCGTCCCTCGTGGTCGGCGCGGCGGGCGCGCTGGTCGCCGGCTTCGGCGAGGACCGGCTCGGCACGGGACTGGTCGTCGCGGGGGCCCTGTTCACCGCGATCGCCGCACTCGGCGTCATCGCCGCACTCCGCCTGGAGGCCGCCCCATGA
- a CDS encoding SDR family NAD(P)-dependent oxidoreductase, with the protein MRTALITGGSRGLGRALAAGLARDGWTIVIDGRGAAALHAAAADIGGSVTAVAGDVADPAHRAALSRAAADAGGLDLLVNNAGTLGTTPLPRLAEQPVRDLEETFAVNVLAPLALIQAVLPGLRARRGAVLNITSDAAVEGYETWGGYGAGKAALEQISRVLAAEEPDLAVWWADPGEMRTDMLRAAGEDADAAPPPEEAAAALLRLISDRLPSGRYRAADLAGAR; encoded by the coding sequence ATGAGGACCGCATTGATCACCGGGGGTTCCCGGGGCCTCGGCCGGGCGCTGGCCGCCGGGCTGGCCCGGGACGGCTGGACGATCGTCATCGACGGGCGCGGCGCGGCGGCCCTGCACGCCGCCGCCGCGGACATCGGCGGGTCCGTGACCGCCGTCGCCGGGGACGTCGCCGACCCCGCGCACCGTGCCGCGCTGTCCCGTGCCGCGGCGGACGCGGGCGGGCTCGACCTGCTCGTCAACAACGCCGGCACGCTCGGGACGACGCCGCTGCCCCGGCTGGCCGAGCAGCCCGTCCGGGACCTGGAGGAGACCTTCGCCGTCAACGTGCTCGCCCCGCTCGCGCTGATCCAGGCCGTCCTGCCGGGCCTGCGGGCGCGGCGCGGCGCCGTCCTGAACATCACCTCGGACGCCGCGGTGGAGGGCTACGAGACGTGGGGCGGCTACGGGGCCGGCAAGGCGGCCCTGGAACAGATCTCCCGCGTCCTCGCGGCCGAGGAGCCGGACCTGGCGGTGTGGTGGGCCGACCCGGGCGAGATGCGCACCGACATGCTCCGCGCCGCGGGCGAGGACGCCGACGCCGCGCCGCCGCCGGAGGAGGCCGCCGCCGCGCTGCTCCGCCTGATCTCCGACCGCCTGCCGAGCGGCCGCTACCGTGCCGCCGACCTCGCCGGTGCGCGATGA